The Diachasmimorpha longicaudata isolate KC_UGA_2023 chromosome 2, iyDiaLong2, whole genome shotgun sequence genome segment ATTGTTGAAGAACCCAATATTtttagttataaaaaaaattgttgtagaTTTCATGTACAATCACATCAATACAACACAATAagtaatagaattttttaaaaaagaaatgatAGGTCCGAATTGTATAACAATGAAGGAACAATGACAGAATTaaagacaataaaaattgtcgatggttgaaaattattgttgttaCTGTCGATGGTATTTGTTAATTTCGGAGCCATTGACAGATGACATCTGGATTATTCGACGAGCTAAGACTTACGATTAGTTCTGGATCTtgtattttgacaaaatattccaaaagcTCGTACAAAATAGAATCATCGATGATTTCTCCCTTACAACTCTCCATTATTTATAATTCCTATCTaagtattattttatttataaacacTACGAGGTCACATAACCTCGAAACATCCCGGAGTCTTTGAGGATGGTTTGAACGTCAGTGGAAACCTCACTTTCACCTGATTTATCACCCCACCCGGCAAACATAAACATATGATAATGATTATTATGTAGATAGCTGACAGGTGATTACTTTTCACAAAATGAACCCGTTTTATCGTTTCCACTAGATTTGTGCCCCTTTGTACTGATCTTAAACTCTTTCAttagtttctcatttatttttaaataaataattaaaaatccaatatGAGTCTGGTCAACAGACAAGAGCTGCGATGGTGGACGTGCCTGTCGGTAAGGCATTACCACGGAGAATGTGGCTAACTAGGCTGGGGAGTTCTTGCATAATTCAATATTGATTAGTGGAAAACGTGGTCCACAGAGGTCGTTATTTAcattattgatttaaaaataaataaaaaactaacGTAACATTTTAAGCTCTGTACGAATGGGTACAATCCTAGTACAAACGATAGCATTAGTTCATTTTGCGAAAAGCAATCACCCGTGAGCTATCTACATACGCATTATGATATGCATGTGTTTACCGGTGCGGCATGGGATTTAATGTAGCTATCAATGATTaacgaaaataattcatagcaattgcttaaaatattttgaaggATGTCAACACTCTCAAAAACCCCCGCAAAAGTTTTGCTCATCCGTTTGGCATCGTTTAATAGAGTGTCATTAAGGTACTGTGCCAAAGTTGCCAAAGTTAACAACAACAAATACACGAATACGGTGTTATTACCACAAACAAAATTTCCTTTGAGATTGAATGGAGCACATAGGCTGGCAATGGATAATTATTTGTTGGAAGTAAGTCTctacacagagaaaaaaaaattatttatgttctTAGGACCTATAAATCGTGATTCTAACCTCGCTTCGTTCGGATAAATCCCGGTCTTCGggcaataaaatgaaatagacTATGTCATACCGCACTAAAAGTCTCGTTTGATTTATATGATTAAAGCCACATTTGTCAAAGGATACTTTTATGGCTTAATGAGATAGTCTACTAGTTTGCCAATTATCCATTTCCTTCATGGAAgtgtttatttttcctcatcctAATTATATTGCCCTCGAAGATGGTCATATTGGTGATAATCTTGGGAGAATTCCTTTGACACTTACAACCATTAAAAACATCATCGGAATTCCTCCTTTCAGAAAATTAAGTCTAggaacatgaaaaattgttaaagaTTTTATTTAAGGTTCTAAGCAACATAGTCATCCTCAAGATCAATAATATTGTCATCATCGAATCCTAATTAATCTTCTGACAACGATTTAATCCAAGAAACctaattttgtcaaaataaatacttctcccAAGTAAATGAAGAttggacaaaaataattttctcttctcAGCGTATTGTTGAGTTCTTCATATTATTACAAGAAAAAAACCGatgttaatgaattattcagagACAACAGTGATTATCGCATTCTATACCCCTCAGAAATGCGGATTTTCCGAGCTGTACAGCTGGCAAAGATCGAACCTTGCGCCTCCGGACTTTACCCTTCACGACGGTCCCCCCTACGCCAACGGGGACGTGCACATGGGTCACGCCGTAAACAAAATTCTTAAAGATATCACCCTGCGGAGCCGGGTAATCCGGGGCCAACGAGTCCATTATGTTCCAGGCTGGGACTGCCATGGTCTTCCCATAGAACTCAAAGTCCTCTCTACCACAAAAACCAATAAACCACTCACACCCAAAGAAATCAGATCTCTGGCCCGGACTTATGCGCAAAAAGAGCTTGAAAGGCAAAAGAAAGCCTTTATCTCCTGGGGAGTAATGGCTGACTGGGCCTCTGGCTGCTACTTTACCCACGACAAAACGTACATAAACAACCAACTGCACCAATTCCTGAACCTCTACTCAAAGAACCTGATCTTCAGGGATTTTAAACCAGTCTACTGGTCCCCTTCCTCGAAAACAGCATTAGCAGAATCGGAGTTGGAGTACAACGACAACCATAAGAGTAGATGTGCGACTGTCCGTCTATTACTCACCAAACTGCCTCCAGTTCTCGAGCAGTTCTCAAATAAAGCGATCTATGCTTTGACTTGGACGACGACCCCCTGGACATTGCTTGCTAACCAAGCCCTGAGTTACTCCGGAGACATTCCTTACTGTTTGTCATCAGACACTGAAGGAACCCTCTACATAACGTCTGAGACGCTTCTTCCCTCGATCTCGGAAAAGGTCGGACCGCTTAAGAAGGTTCTAACCCTCTCCGGAGAGGACTTAAAACTCTCGGAGTACTCCCACCCAATCTGGAAGCAGTCTCTCCCCTTTCTCGAGTCCCCTCACGTGACGGATAAAATGGGaacaggaattgtccacacaGCCCCTGCCCACGGCAATGAGGACTTCCTGGTGTGTCTGTCCCACAATATTCCGGTCAAATCATTAGTCGATGAAGAAGGGAAGTTCACCGAAGACGCTGGAGAGTTTCAGGGATTGGATGTGCTGGATACGGGCATCTCAGCTGTGTTAAATCATCTGGGAGACGATGTCCTTCATACAGAGGAGATTATTCACAGTTATCCTTACGATTGGAGGACTAAGAAACCCGTAATCACCAGGGCCAGTTACCAGTGGTTCATCAATACTGAAGTTCTGAAAGAGAAAGCTCTCGAATCTGTCAATACCACCAAATTCTTTCCAAGAATGAACGAGAGTGGCTTCATGAATTATTTGCGTCAGCAGATCTCAAAGAGACCGTTCTGGTGCATCTCCAGACAGAGATCCTGGGGAACTCCCATTCCAGTGTTTTATGATAAAAGAACGAGGGAGGTACTTGTCAACGAAGACATAGTGGAGAGAATTTGTCAGGTATTCCAAGAGCATGGGGACGACTCATGGTGGACGTTTTCTGTTGAACAACTCCTTGGAAAGTCCATCTTGAAGAAATACAAACTAAACCCAGAGGAGTTGGAGAAAGGTCAGGACATCATGGACATCTGGCTGGATTCTGGTATCTCTTGGTCTTCAGTATTACCTGAGAAATTTGCTGACCTCTATCTCGAGGGAATGGATCAGTTCAACGGCTGGTTCCATTCGTCTCTGATCAGTTCTATCGCGATACAGGGGAAGGCACCTTTCGCATCAATCTTCGTTCACGGGTTTACGGTGGACAAGAGTGGACAGAAGATGTCAAAGTCATTGGGAAACGTTATCAGCCCTGAGGAGATCATCAAGGGGAAGAAGAGTGAGAAGAATGCCTTGGGAATTGATGTCCTGAGGTGGTGGGTGGCAAGCCATGGGGTGCAGCACACCCAGATACCCATTACCGAGGGGATCTTCAAGGAGAGCGCTGATAATGTCCAGAAGATCAGAGCTGTTCTGAGATTTTTACTCGGAGCACTTCATGAAGAGGATTCGGATGCAGGGGAGATCAAGACTGAGTATCTGCTGTTGGATAGGTTCATGCTGCACAGGCTCTATCACTTCAATAAAGAGGTGCAGGCTTTCTACGATAACTTCGAATATCATCACGTTGCCAAAGCTGTTCTCAACTTCGTTAGCAACGACGTCTCTGCGGTGTATTGTTCCCTGGTGAAAGACAGGCTGTACTGTGAAAGCGGCAACAGTCCTGTGAGAATAGCTGCTGTGGATGTTGTCGATGATATTCTGACAGTTGTCACTAGAGCGGTAGCTCCTATTCTCCCTTTTCTGGCGGAGGAGGTGTGGCTGCATCATCCTGAAAATTTGACGTCTGTGCCATTGTACAGATCGACACCCTGTGATCCTCCGGGGGAGTGGAATGATGCGGAGCTGGAGAGGATTGTAAATGTGGCGTTGGATGTTAAGAGATTGGTCAATAAGATGGTTAGCGGAAATACTCTGGAGATGGTGGGGAACGTTTCAGTTGGTAAAGAGGACTTCGCAAAGCTCTCGGTAAGAATTATATTTCCTTGGGGATGTCTTTGGgagggatgatttttttatttgaaacaaCTAAACTCTGTGGCCTAGTCTCAATCATTGGGCTAATCCGATAACATTCGAACTGTTATGAAAGGTATCAAGTACAGGAATTCGATGAATAATGAGGAAGCATCAGAAAGTTTGCTATAAATTAACTTATTACACATAACATAAATGTCTAGTGAAGCATTGTGTTGGGCGTCATTAGCATTTAGCATTACCCAGGGTTTGTCACGGGAGCGTTGATGGTATGAACCCAGAGAGGGCCGGCTTCGGCCTGGTCAGCTCCTTCAAGTTACTCACCTAATCGAGTTGGGTTCATTTTTCCTGTTCGTTGTAATTGTCATTGCTGTTAAGAGACATTTAGAGATCATTTAGTTTTCTCAGAACCTTCACGTGGCTCCGCATATGCACACATTACTCTCGATAACAATTTTCTCTACGTGGTTTAGCACTTGCTCGTATCATCGAACAGTTTTTGCCAGAGATTAAATTGGTCGACAGGGCTGACCGCGTGGATACTGATGTATTGTTGTATATTACAAGTTGTGTACTCAATGGCCTGGTTCCAAAATTCATCAGCATGGACTCGTTCAATTCCAAGTTGTCCCGCAACAACACCCGTAATGAAGACATCCTCCATATTGAGAAGAGATTGATGCAACGCAGTCTCGTATAGCTCATGGATAATGTCGTTTGACAAGAGATAAGCTGCTCCAATCACATAGTCAGGATAGACCGTTGGTTTATATTCTTCCCAAGAGACATACCATTTGGAGTTCTTATCTCTGATCGGCTTCCGCTCAGTTAGTTTTAAACCGAATATAACATTCCGGTCTGTCTTGTGCTTTTCGATAAACGATATAAGACGTGGTACGTTGATAAACATATCGTCATCAGTTTTCAGCAGAAATTTTCCCCCTGAACAGTATCTGTCGAACCACTCTAATGTTGAAATTGTCTTGAGTGTTAAATTCAAATATGAGTCGTAGAATTTACCCCTTATAATATCACCGTataatttttcctccctcTGAAGTAGTGTTTCTAAACCTGTGTCTTTAGTTTCACCAAGAATAAATAACACACGCACATCTGCACGTCCTCCGAAAGATCCCCACGTTTGTCGTATTGCAGTTCTGGTTTTCACGCTCGATGGGCTCGATGTAATTATAATCACTAGATCGATGCCTTCACCACCGTTTGGGCACTTCTCTTGGATGGTCATACTGTGTCCACCCGGGTACGTGGCACCTATCGCATCCTTATTGAATTTGAGAGCTTTGTAACTTGATGGGCGTTCGATTAAAGTAGCTGATGATGACTtagggtccggaaattttggtGTAGATGTTAATTCCATTGGTTCTACTGAATtggaatgaacaattttgttaAATATATTGATCCTTCGGCTGGGAGAATTTTGTCctgtaattaaatgaaaattattccataagTTTCTTTCGAGTATTTAAAAACGACTTCGGTTACCGATGACACCTATATTCCTGTCTGCAGTCACATAGAATAGAAatagataattattattagtgAATACTTACTGTTACGCATACATCTAATGGTCATCCGCGAAAATGCCACGAGATTGAGAATAGTGAGGCAGAGTATGAAGATAGCCGGAGTAGGTCGGCAGGAGGATCTCGAAAAGTAAtccatgaaaataatgaattagcCAAGTCAGATAGGAAGTCTCGCGGAATGGAATAGCAGTCTGGAGTTGTTCCTCCTTGAAAGGGAGAAAGTTAGCCAGGAAttcttaaaaataaatactgagCGAAGTAAACATTTTTTGGAGATGGAATGCTTGAGAGGGACGTTCCTATGGTCAATCGGATCGGTATTAGAATGGATCAACAACTAGAATTCGAAGGTAGCCAGGTTTTtcgttgaattaaaatttttcgtcGCTCTTAGATAAATACAGGGTTTGAGAAGCAATATGGAAATAAATCTTAACAATCCGAATGCGGataataaaagtaaaaaattgaatgtaattaAACAATGTTGGATTGATATTGTGCTTGCAGAAACTTCAGAATGAAAGAACATCAACAACCTCTGAATTGTCGTGTATTCTGCAGCTATCGTCAGTGACTCTCATTGAAGATCCTGCATGCACATCACCGAAAATTGATGTTAAACCAATTGAATATGCATTATGCAAACGATGCAGAAAATATCCAGAATTCAGTGAAGGCGAACTGTGTATACGGTGTAGAACTATTGTGGATGTTCATTTCAGTATGTGATTAATAAAGCATTTTTAGTTTGAATATTGGGGTTTCGAACTTTCTATAATACCGAGGAAAATGTGAGAAGTAGGTGATTAAGgaaatatgaataataattcacgggtaagtaaataataattcataattcacTGGGAAAAAGAacgttcaattaaattaaatgtttaaTTACATGCTTATTTTCAAAGCATCGAGGATGACCAgcacttcaattatttattggttGATTTTAATACATAGTTTTCCGGAATGTACGATCTTTTCATTTTAGAAAACTCACAAAAACAATTCCAGAAAAGTAAAGCGTCGTATGTTTCAGTTTTTCCGGCTGTTTTAGTTTGCCTGTCTGCTGTAGAATAACGTTTTATCTGTGGTGGATTTGTTAATCCCAGAAAGTCAACTCTTAAGATCATGATATGATATCGTCATAGCATTATCAATGATAAAACAAAATTGTCGAGGGCCTAGCCGAGTAAACCTGCATGAATGAGGGTCACGGAACAATGAATGATAACTCACTAGGAAGGATTTTgcgcattaaataattaattcattaaattcaatacATTTTCTACAATACGTACAGTACATATACATCATCATATGCAATATAAGTTTTTGACCATTTCCTTTTCATCGTTTTTTAAAtagtattacattttttttgttcagtcAGGCTTAGCGACCGCTGAGTGACATTAAGCCATGTTATTGTCTGACACatcttatttttatcatttgtatagtattaattaattaagcgGATCATAAAAACTACGGATTATCGACAATTATCGATTGCTCCAGTCACAACTGAATCATCACATCATAGAACATGTCATCATAAATTTAACCAAGATTTAAAGCCGATAAAGTGGAAGAACCACTTTTCGAACAAGTTCCTGAATCGCGAAATTAATGACTGAATTACCCATAaactaatttaattgaaatatgccaaattattatgaatttatacatcatAAACAAGAAagacatatttattttttaatatcagaGACAACTCAGCGATGAAATGACGAAacgtaacgaaaaaaaaactgatggtTATTTGATTAATCGTTAATTGTTCCGATaacgagggaaaaaatgagCGTGTTATGGTCGACTCAATCACGTTTCATCACTTCTCCTGAATTCCAACATTTCTTACCAAAAATACTATTCGCAGCAGGCCTTCATCTATTTCTCATTATTGTCGTAATTATATTTAGAAGCCTTTGAATTATTCTCATTAATAAtgctcattaattattaatcttttattatggCGATGGTGAAGTGTTTATGAAGTCTCATAATAATGAAACGAcgtatgaaaataattagacAATAGTCtaaaattattatgattatttcaCTTATAGCACGCacgattaattgaatttttgactCACGCAATATAGCAAACAACTGAGTTgagtatttattgttaaacagataaatcacaattatttgtatttaaatttaatctaGGAATGTTTAACCAATCGAATGCTTGGTTTAATCGAACTTCTGTATGATTTTAGTggcttttttcaatattaattaattaatcgattagTTAAGCAAAATGGATGGACAATTAGGCTGAATATGTAATGTCATTAATCGTGCGTACAtcgtcattatttatttttatttataattaattaattctttttttattgtcttaTACACAATTAGAATATCTGGGGCGTTAATAACGTCCCCCTAGTATTGACATATTGTAATTATatagaataatttaaatacgGATATAGCTACGCAATATTCTGAGATATAAGTATTGTCATCagtttcattattcattatatTAATCATTcttatgaattattgataaGTTTATCGTGATTTTCAGTTTTCTTTGATATGGCATataga includes the following:
- the LOC135172961 gene encoding isoleucine--tRNA ligase, mitochondrial, with product MSTLSKTPAKVLLIRLASFNRVSLRYCAKVAKVNNNKYTNTVLLPQTKFPLRLNGAHRLAMDNYLLEKCGFSELYSWQRSNLAPPDFTLHDGPPYANGDVHMGHAVNKILKDITLRSRVIRGQRVHYVPGWDCHGLPIELKVLSTTKTNKPLTPKEIRSLARTYAQKELERQKKAFISWGVMADWASGCYFTHDKTYINNQLHQFLNLYSKNLIFRDFKPVYWSPSSKTALAESELEYNDNHKSRCATVRLLLTKLPPVLEQFSNKAIYALTWTTTPWTLLANQALSYSGDIPYCLSSDTEGTLYITSETLLPSISEKVGPLKKVLTLSGEDLKLSEYSHPIWKQSLPFLESPHVTDKMGTGIVHTAPAHGNEDFLVCLSHNIPVKSLVDEEGKFTEDAGEFQGLDVLDTGISAVLNHLGDDVLHTEEIIHSYPYDWRTKKPVITRASYQWFINTEVLKEKALESVNTTKFFPRMNESGFMNYLRQQISKRPFWCISRQRSWGTPIPVFYDKRTREVLVNEDIVERICQVFQEHGDDSWWTFSVEQLLGKSILKKYKLNPEELEKGQDIMDIWLDSGISWSSVLPEKFADLYLEGMDQFNGWFHSSLISSIAIQGKAPFASIFVHGFTVDKSGQKMSKSLGNVISPEEIIKGKKSEKNALGIDVLRWWVASHGVQHTQIPITEGIFKESADNVQKIRAVLRFLLGALHEEDSDAGEIKTEYLLLDRFMLHRLYHFNKEVQAFYDNFEYHHVAKAVLNFVSNDVSAVYCSLVKDRLYCESGNSPVRIAAVDVVDDILTVVTRAVAPILPFLAEEVWLHHPENLTSVPLYRSTPCDPPGEWNDAELERIVNVALDVKRLVNKMVSGNTLEMVGNVSVGKEDFAKLSKLQNERTSTTSELSCILQLSSVTLIEDPACTSPKIDVKPIEYALCKRCRKYPEFSEGELCIRCRTIVDVHFSM
- the LOC135172967 gene encoding beta-1,3-galactosyltransferase 5-like, whose product is MDYFSRSSCRPTPAIFILCLTILNLVAFSRMTIRCMRNRQNSPSRRINIFNKIVHSNSVEPMELTSTPKFPDPKSSSATLIERPSSYKALKFNKDAIGATYPGGHSMTIQEKCPNGGEGIDLVIIITSSPSSVKTRTAIRQTWGSFGGRADVRVLFILGETKDTGLETLLQREEKLYGDIIRGKFYDSYLNLTLKTISTLEWFDRYCSGGKFLLKTDDDMFINVPRLISFIEKHKTDRNVIFGLKLTERKPIRDKNSKWYVSWEEYKPTVYPDYVIGAAYLLSNDIIHELYETALHQSLLNMEDVFITGVVAGQLGIERVHADEFWNQAIEYTTCNIQQYISIHAVSPVDQFNLWQKLFDDTSKC